One Melanotaenia boesemani isolate fMelBoe1 chromosome 8, fMelBoe1.pri, whole genome shotgun sequence DNA segment encodes these proteins:
- the ap1m1 gene encoding AP-1 complex subunit mu-1, giving the protein MSASAVYVLDLKGKVLVCRNYRGDVDMSEIEHFMTLLMDKEEEGTLSPILAHGGVRFMWIKHNNLYLVATSKKNASVSLVFSFLYKIVQVFSEYFKELEEESIRDNFVIIYELMDELMDFGYPQTTDSKILQEYITQEGHKLDTGAPRPPATVTNAVSWRSEGIKYRKNEVFLDVIESVNLLVSANGNVLRSEIVGSIKMRVFLSGMPELRLGLNDKVLFENTGRGKSKSVELEDVKFHQCVRLSRFENDRTISFIPPDGEFELMSYRLNTHVKPLIWIESVIEKHSHSRIEYMIKAKSQFKRRSTANNVEIHIPVPTDADSPKFKTTVGSVKWVPENSEIVWSIKSFPGGKEYLMRAHFGLPSVEAEDKEGKPPISVKFEIPYFTTSGIQVRYLKIIEKSGYQALPWVRYITQNGDYQLRTQ; this is encoded by the exons ATGTCTGCAAGCGCAGTGTATGTCTTGGATTTAAAAGGAAAG GTGCTGGTGTGCCGAAATTATCGGGGAGATGTGGACATGTCTGAGATCGAGCACTTCATGACCCTTCTGATGgacaaggaggaggagggaacgCTCTCTCCTATCCTGGCTCATGGGGGAGTCCGTTTCATGTGGATCAAACATAACAATCTCTACT TGGTTGCAACATCCAAGAAAAATGCCAGTGTCTCACTGGTTTTCTCCTTCTTGTACAAAATTGTCCAG GTATTTTCAGAGTATTTCAAAGAGTTGGAGGAAGAGAGCATTAGAGACAATTTTGTTATCATATATGAGCTGATGGATGAGCTGATGGACTTTGGATATCCTCAGACCACTGACAGCAAGATTCTACAAGA ATACATAACCCAGGAGGGACACAAGCTAGATACTGGCGCCCCGCGACCCCCCGCCACAGTCACCAATGCTGTCTCCTGGAGGTCAGAGGGCATTAAGTACAGGAAGAACGAGGTCTTCCTGGACGTCATTGAGTCAGTCAACCTCCTG GTCAGTGCCAATGGTAATGTTCTACGTAGTGAGATTGTTGGCTCCATTAAGATGCGTGTCTTCCTGTCTGGAATGCCTGAGTTGCGGCTGGGTCTGAACGACAAGGTTCTGTTTGAAAACACTGGAC GAGGAAAGAGTAAATCAGTGGAGCTGGAGGATGTCAAGTTTCACCAGTGTGTCCGTCTGTCTCGCTTTGAGAATGACCGCACCATCTCCTTCATTCCTCCTGATGGAGAGTTTGAGCTCATGTCATACCGCCTCAATACTCAT gtgaagcctttgatctggaTCGAGTCTGTTATTGAGAAGCACTCCCACAGTCGAATCGAGTACATGATTAAG GCAAAGAGCCAGTTCAAAAGGCGCTCCACAGCCAACAACGTGGAGATTCACATTCCTGTGCCAACGGATGCTGACTCACCCAAATTCAAGACCACTGTGGGCAGCGTGAAGTGGGTGCCTGAGAACAGTGAGATCGTCTGGTCAATCAAGTCTTTCCCT GGAGGGAAGGAGTATTTGATGCGAGCCCACTTCGGTCTGCCAAGTGTAGAGGCTGAAGACAAAGAGGGGAAGCCACCAATCAGTGTCAAGTTTGAGATCCCTTACTTCACCACTTCAGGGATCCAG GTGCGTTACCTGAAGATCATTGAGAAGAGTGGATACCAGGCTCTGCCGTGGGTGCGCTACATCACCCAAAATGGAG ATTACCAGCTCCGGACTCAGTAG